One Marinibacterium anthonyi genomic region harbors:
- the ctfB gene encoding Butyrate--acetoacetate CoA-transferase subunit B yields MNVVMDSKERIARRVALEVERDSLVNLGIGLPSMVANYLPKDVHVFFQAENGVIGLGARPPEGMEDPDLTDAGGGFVTAVPGAASIDSAMSFGLIRGGHLDMTVLGGLQVDSNGHLANWMVPGKMVPGMGGAMDLVAGAKKVVVAMVHAARGESKIVPECTLPLTALRRVDLIVTEMAVIEPTDDGLVLREVAEGVTVDEVRAATAADLLVPVAPGQMRLA; encoded by the coding sequence ATGAATGTCGTGATGGACAGCAAGGAACGGATCGCGCGCCGCGTCGCGCTGGAGGTCGAGCGCGATTCGCTGGTGAACCTCGGGATCGGCCTGCCCTCGATGGTGGCCAATTACCTGCCCAAGGACGTGCACGTGTTCTTCCAGGCCGAAAACGGCGTGATCGGTCTGGGCGCGCGCCCGCCCGAAGGGATGGAAGACCCGGACCTGACCGATGCCGGCGGCGGGTTCGTGACGGCGGTTCCGGGCGCGGCCTCGATCGACAGCGCGATGAGCTTCGGGCTGATCCGGGGCGGGCACCTGGACATGACGGTGCTGGGCGGGTTGCAGGTGGATTCCAACGGGCACCTGGCCAACTGGATGGTGCCGGGCAAGATGGTGCCGGGCATGGGCGGCGCGATGGACCTGGTCGCCGGGGCCAAGAAGGTCGTCGTCGCCATGGTCCACGCCGCCAGGGGCGAATCCAAGATCGTGCCGGAATGCACCCTGCCCCTGACCGCGCTGCGCCGGGTCGACCTGATCGTCACCGAAATGGCGGTGATCGAACCCACCGACGACGGCCTTGTCCTGCGCGAAGTGGCCGAAGGCGTCACCGTCGACGAGGTCCGCGCCGCCACTGCGGCCGACCTGCTGGTGCCCGTCGCCCCGGGGCAGATGCGCCTGGCCTGA
- the fabI_3 gene encoding Enoyl-[acyl-carrier-protein] reductase [NADH] FabI, which produces MFSLDGTTALVIGIANDQSIAYGCAAALKAQGAKLAITYLNDKARPHVEPLAEKLEAEVFMPLDVRDEAQADALFAEITEKMGRLDTLLHSIAFAPRDDLHGRVVDSSAEGFGLAMDISVHSFLRMIRRAEPLMPQGGTCMTVSFLGSTHVVEHYNMMGPVKAALEASVRYAAVELGPKGISVHALSPGPLRTRAASGLPAFDELLDAAAARAPTHHLATIEDVGAYCAFLASREASNVTGGVHLIDGGYGIVA; this is translated from the coding sequence ATGTTCTCGCTCGACGGAACCACGGCACTCGTCATCGGTATCGCCAACGACCAGTCCATCGCCTATGGCTGCGCCGCCGCGCTGAAGGCCCAGGGCGCGAAGCTGGCGATCACCTATCTCAACGACAAGGCGCGCCCCCACGTGGAGCCGCTGGCCGAAAAGCTGGAGGCCGAGGTATTCATGCCGCTCGACGTGCGGGACGAGGCGCAGGCCGATGCGCTGTTCGCCGAGATCACCGAAAAGATGGGCCGGCTGGACACGCTGCTGCATTCCATCGCCTTCGCCCCGCGGGACGACCTGCACGGGCGGGTCGTGGACAGTTCGGCCGAAGGGTTCGGGCTGGCCATGGATATATCGGTCCATTCGTTCCTGCGCATGATCCGCCGGGCCGAACCGCTGATGCCGCAGGGGGGCACCTGCATGACGGTGTCCTTCCTGGGATCGACCCATGTGGTCGAACATTACAACATGATGGGCCCTGTGAAGGCCGCGCTGGAAGCCTCGGTGCGCTATGCCGCCGTGGAACTGGGGCCCAAGGGAATATCGGTCCACGCGCTGTCGCCCGGGCCGCTGAGGACACGCGCCGCTTCGGGGCTGCCGGCGTTCGACGAATTGCTCGACGCCGCCGCGGCCCGCGCGCCCACGCATCACCTCGCCACGATCGAGGACGTCGGCGCCTATTGCGCCTTTCTCGCCAGCCGGGAAGCTTCGAACGTGACCGGCGGGGTTCACCTTATCGACGGAGGATACGGCATTGTCGCCTAA
- a CDS encoding acetoin dehydrogenase E2 subunit dihydrolipoyllysine-residue acetyltransferase produces the protein MSDAQPRTLRIGADDGISLRIWDGETDQVLLLIHGMADCSWIWAPLVENWPGPRPTFIAVDLPGHGDSAPVSRREMKSDAVAERLADALKSDALTGFARTPMWVAGHSAGAKVAIGLLKRAAVPALGLTLVDTADDHLPNMRDRLFAHVAAMRKGAANVKGLVSLITGADPFANPALLDSYFRAAARHDGAVWHVPVARGIEAILATDIDMTGDLATLDVPVQVIRGAGSSICTDAMAGKFLAACAQPLPLVAIPRAGHGITMAQPAPLAMALATALPAAAEPLRHSG, from the coding sequence ATGTCCGACGCACAGCCCCGCACCCTTCGTATCGGCGCAGATGATGGGATCTCGCTGCGCATCTGGGATGGCGAGACCGATCAGGTTCTGTTGCTGATCCACGGCATGGCCGATTGCAGCTGGATCTGGGCGCCACTGGTCGAAAACTGGCCCGGCCCCCGCCCGACCTTCATCGCTGTCGACCTGCCCGGCCACGGCGATAGCGCGCCCGTGTCCCGGCGCGAGATGAAAAGCGATGCGGTGGCCGAACGGCTGGCCGATGCCCTGAAATCGGATGCGCTGACAGGGTTTGCCAGGACACCCATGTGGGTGGCCGGCCATTCCGCAGGGGCCAAGGTGGCGATCGGGCTTTTGAAACGCGCCGCCGTGCCGGCCCTGGGCCTGACGCTGGTCGACACCGCCGACGATCACTTGCCCAACATGCGCGACCGGCTCTTTGCCCACGTGGCGGCCATGCGCAAGGGCGCGGCCAACGTGAAGGGGCTGGTGTCGCTGATCACCGGGGCCGATCCCTTTGCCAACCCGGCGCTTCTGGACAGCTATTTCCGCGCCGCCGCGCGCCATGACGGGGCGGTCTGGCATGTGCCCGTCGCCCGCGGGATCGAGGCGATCCTGGCCACAGATATCGACATGACCGGCGATCTGGCGACGCTGGACGTGCCGGTGCAGGTGATCCGCGGCGCCGGGTCGTCGATCTGCACGGATGCAATGGCGGGGAAATTCCTGGCCGCCTGCGCACAGCCCCTGCCCCTGGTCGCGATCCCACGGGCGGGCCACGGCATCACCATGGCCCAGCCCGCCCCCCTGGCCATGGCGCTGGCGACGGCCCTGCCGGCCGCCGCCGAACCCCTGCGCCACTCGGGCTGA
- the atoD gene encoding Acetate CoA-transferase subunit alpha codes for MKEAISPAAAADLIPDGASLLIGGFMAVGSPHRLIDALVTAGRRDLTIIANDTAMPGKGIGKLISAHAVRRVVASHIGLNPETQAQMIAGEIEVELVPQGTLIERIRAGGVGLGGVLTATGLGTPVEEGKQKIEIDGQIFLLEKPLRGDFALIGCHQADYIGNLEYSLTAHNFNPIIALAGKTVIAEPRGIVPVGVIPPDAVKTPGVLVDHLIERAQ; via the coding sequence ATGAAGGAAGCGATTTCACCAGCAGCGGCGGCGGACCTGATTCCGGACGGGGCCTCGCTTCTGATCGGTGGTTTCATGGCGGTGGGCTCTCCGCACCGGCTGATCGATGCGCTGGTCACCGCCGGGCGCCGCGACCTGACGATCATTGCCAACGACACGGCGATGCCGGGGAAAGGCATCGGCAAACTGATCTCGGCCCACGCGGTGCGCCGCGTTGTCGCATCCCACATCGGGCTGAACCCCGAAACCCAGGCGCAGATGATCGCGGGCGAGATCGAGGTCGAACTGGTGCCCCAGGGCACGCTGATCGAACGCATCCGCGCCGGTGGCGTGGGCCTGGGCGGCGTGCTGACGGCGACGGGGCTAGGCACGCCGGTGGAAGAGGGCAAGCAGAAGATCGAAATCGACGGCCAGATCTTCCTGCTGGAAAAGCCGCTGCGCGGCGATTTCGCCCTGATCGGCTGCCACCAGGCGGATTACATCGGCAACCTCGAATATTCGCTGACCGCCCATAACTTCAATCCGATCATTGCGTTGGCGGGCAAGACCGTGATCGCAGAACCCCGCGGCATCGTGCCGGTCGGCGTCATCCCCCCCGATGCGGTGAAGACCCCCGGCGTGCTTGTGGACCACCTGATCGAAAGGGCCCAGTGA
- a CDS encoding poly(R)-hydroxyalkanoic acid synthase, class III, PhaC subunit, translated as MEAIQRQLVGRTRRLEESSEMMDLLMRSSHIHADNISRTHHQRMKATSGQMHDVVQGVKPDRIMADWRAYLVDATQRALLTLDTLRERGDIFVKHEADGCPPVLIYDYEVVLDGADLPRPCNYQLLRIIPPEGVEVIAEKRPYIIIDPRAGHGAGIGGFKPDSQVGVALKDGHPVYFVNFKRDPAPGQVLADVTRAEAAFVRKVMEQHPDSPKPVVTGNCQGGWATLLLAATNPDIVGPIVLNGSPVAPWSGEVGKNPMRYNAGILGGTWIPMLISDLGGGLFDGANLVMNFELLNPSRTLFAKYTDLYETVDTGRERFLEFERWWGGYFLMTEAEIRWIVENLFVGNKLTRNMAQLEPGRTVDVKNVEAPIIVFASHGDNITPPQQALNWILDSFTDEQEIQVLGHRIVYMVHEEVGHLGIFVSSRIARKEHTEVTSTMKTIEALAPGLYEMKIDAVEGQGQEKSFVVSFHERTFDDIRDIDDGRADERPFAAVERMSELQAELYDIAVRPWVNTFVTPESAKTLRRFHPLRFQRELMSGANPFMKMMSSFAPGVKERRQKAEPDNPFVQLEHIWFELIGQVIDMGRDVRDAAYEEAFYTIWAPPLAQHFGASRYQQRTLKSAEELRCLPEVQSALRKIARGGFVEAVIRMMVLMAESRHEVRRDRLERSARVLTQDDPFRSLSAEARAEIIHEQTLVATFEPDRAIETLAELLVEETERKLAVEVVTFVAGPIDEMAPHTLKLVQTFRQALSVDGPVENVTEDPIASGASGAHMGTAAAE; from the coding sequence ATGGAAGCCATCCAGCGCCAGCTTGTGGGCCGGACGAGGCGGCTGGAGGAATCCAGCGAGATGATGGACCTGCTGATGCGGTCCTCGCATATCCATGCCGACAATATTTCGCGCACGCATCACCAGCGGATGAAAGCCACCTCCGGGCAGATGCACGACGTCGTGCAGGGCGTGAAGCCCGACAGGATCATGGCCGACTGGCGCGCCTACCTGGTCGACGCGACCCAGCGGGCCCTGCTGACGCTGGACACGTTGCGCGAACGCGGCGACATCTTCGTCAAGCACGAGGCCGACGGCTGCCCGCCGGTGCTGATCTACGATTACGAGGTGGTGCTGGACGGCGCCGACCTGCCGCGGCCCTGCAATTACCAGCTGCTGCGCATCATCCCGCCCGAAGGCGTCGAGGTCATCGCCGAAAAGCGCCCCTACATCATCATCGACCCGCGCGCCGGCCACGGGGCGGGCATCGGCGGCTTCAAACCCGACAGCCAGGTGGGTGTCGCGCTGAAGGACGGCCACCCGGTCTATTTCGTCAACTTCAAGCGGGACCCGGCGCCGGGGCAGGTGCTGGCCGACGTGACCCGCGCCGAGGCGGCCTTTGTCCGCAAGGTGATGGAACAGCACCCCGACAGCCCCAAGCCCGTCGTCACCGGCAATTGCCAGGGCGGCTGGGCGACGCTGCTGCTGGCGGCGACCAATCCCGACATCGTGGGGCCCATCGTGCTGAACGGATCGCCCGTCGCGCCCTGGTCGGGCGAGGTGGGCAAGAACCCGATGCGCTACAATGCCGGCATCCTGGGCGGCACCTGGATCCCGATGCTGATCTCGGACCTGGGCGGCGGGCTGTTCGACGGCGCCAACCTGGTGATGAACTTCGAACTGCTGAACCCCAGCCGGACGCTGTTCGCCAAGTACACCGACCTGTATGAAACGGTGGATACGGGGCGCGAACGGTTCCTGGAATTCGAACGCTGGTGGGGCGGCTATTTCCTGATGACCGAGGCCGAGATCCGCTGGATCGTGGAAAACCTGTTCGTCGGCAACAAGCTGACCCGCAACATGGCCCAGCTGGAACCGGGCCGCACCGTCGACGTCAAGAATGTCGAGGCGCCGATCATCGTCTTTGCCAGCCACGGCGACAACATCACGCCGCCGCAGCAGGCGCTGAACTGGATCCTCGACAGTTTCACCGATGAACAGGAGATCCAGGTGCTGGGGCATCGGATCGTCTACATGGTGCATGAAGAGGTCGGCCACCTGGGCATCTTCGTGTCGTCCCGGATCGCCAGGAAGGAACATACCGAGGTCACGTCGACCATGAAGACGATCGAGGCCCTTGCGCCCGGTCTGTACGAGATGAAGATCGACGCCGTCGAAGGGCAGGGCCAGGAAAAATCCTTTGTCGTGTCCTTCCACGAACGCACCTTCGACGACATCCGCGACATCGACGACGGGCGGGCCGATGAACGCCCCTTTGCCGCGGTCGAACGCATGTCCGAACTGCAGGCCGAATTGTACGACATCGCCGTGCGGCCCTGGGTCAATACCTTCGTGACACCCGAAAGCGCCAAGACCCTGCGCCGGTTCCACCCCCTGCGCTTTCAGCGCGAGCTGATGTCGGGCGCCAACCCGTTCATGAAGATGATGAGTTCGTTCGCGCCCGGGGTGAAGGAGCGGCGTCAGAAGGCCGAGCCGGACAACCCCTTCGTGCAGCTGGAACACATCTGGTTCGAACTGATCGGGCAGGTCATCGACATGGGCCGCGACGTGCGCGACGCCGCTTATGAAGAGGCGTTCTATACCATCTGGGCACCGCCGCTTGCGCAGCATTTCGGCGCCTCGCGTTACCAGCAGCGGACTTTGAAATCCGCCGAGGAACTGCGGTGCCTGCCCGAGGTGCAGTCGGCCTTGCGCAAGATCGCGCGCGGCGGGTTCGTCGAGGCGGTGATCCGGATGATGGTGCTGATGGCCGAAAGCCGTCACGAGGTGCGCCGCGACCGGCTGGAACGGTCGGCCCGGGTGCTGACCCAGGACGATCCGTTCCGGTCCCTGTCGGCCGAGGCGCGGGCCGAGATCATCCACGAACAGACCCTGGTCGCCACCTTCGAACCCGACCGCGCGATCGAGACGCTGGCCGAACTGCTGGTCGAGGAGACCGAACGCAAGCTGGCGGTCGAGGTCGTGACCTTCGTGGCCGGCCCCATTGACGAGATGGCGCCCCATACGCTCAAACTGGTGCAGACCTTCCGCCAGGCCCTGTCGGTGGACGGGCCGGTGGAAAACGTGACGGAAGACCCGATCGCGTCCGGCGCAAGCGGGGCGCATATGGGAACGGCAGCAGCGGAATGA